One window from the genome of Sesamum indicum cultivar Zhongzhi No. 13 linkage group LG15, S_indicum_v1.0, whole genome shotgun sequence encodes:
- the LOC105177710 gene encoding BTB/POZ domain-containing protein At5g66560: protein MAAEKPSSKGQAWFCTTGLPSDVIIEVDDMTFHLHKFPLMSKSRKLHELITEQEKSLATGRTTRIQTPSESTQELDNDSEEKQEIQEEQENEEDEEQCHITLPDFPGGSESFETAAKFCYGVKIDLSATNVAPLRCAGEYLEMTEEYSEDNLISKTERFISQSVLKNIKHSIRTLTSCEGILPVAENLGIVQRCIEAIASKAAASDPSLFGWPVNDGAANYKGGNEANPRRKFGNATRAGAATVDSWLDELGLMSLSLFRRLIHAMKALNLSGEIIESCLIHYAKKYIPGISRATRKPSSSSTSLPTENEQRELLETIISNLPKEKTLRSAPNATRLLFGLLRTAYILNASEACRLTLEKKIGSQLEQATLDDLLIPSYSYLNETLYDVDCVERILGYFLEGMEESSATGVEGEDENISVRSAALMLVGKLIDGYLSEIASDANLKPEKFYDLAVALPDHARLFDDGLYRAVDVYLKAHPWISEADREKICGVLDCQKLTLEACTHAAQNERLPLRAVVQVLFYEQLQLRHAIAGTLLGADGGTAGEAERLSSEGAGEEDEEENETGRAVAVVGRPQEGSSTWRAAVRENEVLRLDMDSMRTRVHELEKECTTMKKAIEKIDKMGTRGHAEKGGWRAKFGCKFKTQVCDSQEPTVVDTRKTRGHRRTQ, encoded by the exons ATGGCTGCAGAAAAACCCAGTTCCAAAGGGCAAGCATG GTTTTGCACTACAGGGTTGCCAAGTGATGTTATAATCGAAGTTGATGATATGACTTTCCATCTCCACAAg TTCCCTCTGATGTCGAAAAGTAGAAAGCTTCACGAGCTGATAACAGAACAAGAGAAGAGCCTAGCGACAGGAAGAACCACTAGAATCCAAACACCCTCTGAATCCACCCAGGAACTTGACAATGACAGTgaagagaaacaagaaatccaagaagaacaagaaaacgAAGAGGACGAGGAACAGTGTCACATCACTCTCCCAGATTTTCCGGGAGGCTCTGAATCCTTTGAGACCGCCGCGAAATTCTGTTACGGTGTAAAAATTGATCTCTCAGCCACCAACGTCGCCCCTCTTCGCTGCGCTGGTGAGTACTTGGAAATGACGGAAGAGTACTCGGAAGATAACCTCATTTCCAAGACCGAAAGGTTTATCTCACAGTCGGTcctcaaaaatatcaaacactCCATCAGAACTCTGACCTCCTGCGAAGGAATATTGCCCGTGGCGGAAAACTTGGGGATTGTGCAGAGATGCATCGAGGCCATTGCTAGCAAAGCCGCCGCCTCAGATCCGTCGCTGTTTGGCTGGCCGGTGAACGACGGAGCTGCCAACTACAAAGGTGGAAATGAAGCTAACCCACGGAGGAAATTCGGCAATGCGACGAGAGCAGGAGCTGCGACTGTGGATTCATGGTTAGATGAGCTCGGgttaatgagtttgtcattGTTCAGACGTTTAATTCACGCCATGAAAGCTTTGAATCTGAGCGGTGAAATTATCGAGAGCTGTCTGATTCACTACGCCAAGAAGTACATCCCCGGAATATCACGCGCAACTCGAAAGCCATCCTCATCTTCCACCAGTTTGCCCACAGAGAACGAGCAGAGAGAGCTCCTGGAAACGATTATTTCTAATCTCCCAAAAGAAAAGACCTTGCGATCAGCTCCAAATGCCACGCGACTTTTGTTTGGGTTGTTGCGAACGGCGTATATTTTGAATGCTTCTGAGGCCTGCAGGTTAACATTGGAGAAGAAAATCGGATCGCAATTGGAGCAGGCGACTTTAGACGATCTGCTCATTCCTAGCTATTCGTATTTGAATGAAACGTTATACGATGTGGATTGCGTGGAAAGAATTTTGGGGTATTTTCTTGAAGGAATGGAGGAGAGCTCTGCAACTGGAGTTGAAGGCgaagatgaaaatattagcGTCAGATCAGCAGCGTTAATGCTGGTTGGGAAACTGATCGATGGTTACTTGTCGGAAATTGCTTCCGACGCTAATTTGAAGCCGGAAAAATTTTACGACCTCGCTGTTGCCCTACCGGATCACGCCAGACTCTTTGATGACGGCCTTTACCGTGCAGTTGATGTTTATCTTAAG GCGCATCCGTGGATTTCCGAGGCGGACAGAGAGAAGATCTGCGGGGTTTTAGATTGCCAGAAGCTAACTTTAGAGGCATGCACTCACGCCGCACAGAACGAGCGGCTGCCGCTGAGGGCGGTGGTCCAGGTGCTGTTCTATGAGCAGCTACAGCTCCGCCATGCCATTGCCGGAACTCTTCTCGGCGCTGATGGGGGGACAGCAGGTGAGGCTGAAAGGCTGTCTAGTGAGGGCGCAGGAGAGGAGGACGAAGAGGAGAATGAGACAGGGAGGGCAGTGGCGGTGGTGGGACGTCCACAGGAGGGAAGCAGCACATGGAGAGCGGCGGTGAGGGAGAATGAGGTGCTGCGGCTGGACATGGATAGCATGAGGACGCGGGTGCACGAGCTAGAGAAGGAATGCACCACCATGAAGAAGGCCATAGAGAAAATAGACAAAATGGGAACACGGGGACACGCGGAGAAAGGTGGTTGGCGGGCCAAGTTTGGGTGCAAATTCAAGACCCAAGTGTGCGATTCACAGGAGCCGACGGTGGTGGACACACGGAAGACCCGCGGCCACCGCCGTACACAGTAG
- the LOC105177712 gene encoding cold-regulated 413 plasma membrane protein 2: MGRIDYLTMKTDEETAALLDSDFNELKVAAKGLINHATTLGGVAFGTSFLRWVASVAAIYLLILDRTNWRTNMLTALLIPYIFFSFPAVLFNFFRGEVGKWIALIAVVLRLFLPRHFPDWLEMPGSLILLLVVSPSFFAHTLRDHWVGVAICLVIGCYLLQEHIRASGGFRNSFTRSHGISNTVGIILLLVFPIWALITRVL, encoded by the exons ATGGGGAGGATTGATTATTTGACCATGAAAACTGATGAAGAAACAGCGGCATTGCTGGATTCAGACTTCAATGAGCTCAAAGTTGCCGCCAAGGGACTCATCAACCACGCCACCACTTTGGGTGGCGTCGCTTTTGGTACTTCTTTCCTCAGATGGGTCGCCTCCGTTGCTGCCAT CTACTTGTTGATCTTGGACCGGACAAACTGGAGAACGAACATGCTAACTGCACTTCTTATTCCTTATATATTCTTCAGTTTTCCCGCAGtgttattcaacttttttag GGGAGAAGTAGGCAAGTGGATTGCACTGATTGCAGTTGTACTGAGGCTTTTCTTACCTCGACATTTCCCAG ATTGGCTGGAGATGCCGGGATCTTTGATTCTTTTGCTGGTAGTTTCGCCTAGTTTCTTTGCACATACTCTAAGAGACCACTGGGTTGGAGTAGCAATATGTCTTGTCATCGGTTGCTATCTACTGCAAGAACACATCCGAGCATCTGGTGGATTCCGCAACTCCTTCACTCGAAGCCACGGCATCTCAAACACGGTCGGCATTATCCTCTTGCTGGTGTTCCCCATCTGGGCTTTGATAACCCGTGTCTTGTGA
- the LOC105177709 gene encoding uncharacterized protein LOC105177709 — protein sequence MASTTSLVVPQALPAPQTVHARKHALVALPTRRHCLLLFTATTALKAMEVPARAQDIPLFGLRKGLRKAEQEAEEIVKEGFEVVDKGIVAAEKGIEAAEKGIEAAENGIQTAEKEIETAVSFGGLAQAGVVAAVEALGVLIATSVVNGILGPEAQKS from the coding sequence ATGGCCTCCACAACCTCACTCGTCGTACCACAAGCTCTCCCTGCGCCCCAAACAGTGCACGCTAGGAAACATGCGCTCGTGGCGCTCCCGACGCGGAGACACTGCTTGCTACTGTTCACCGCCACGACGGCGTTGAAGGCGATGGAGGTGCCGGCCAGAGCGCAGGACATACCGCTGTTCGGCCTGAGGAAAGGGCTGCGTAAGGCGGAGCAGGAGGCGGAAGAGATTGTGAAGGAAGGTTTCGAGGTAGTGGACAAGGGCATCGTGGCGGCTGAGAAGGGGATTGAGGCGGCTGAGAAGGGGATTGAGGCGGCCGAGAACGGCATTCAGACGGCGGAAAAGGAGATCGAGACGGCAGTGAGCTTCGGCGGGCTGGCGCAGGCGGGAGTTGTCGCCGCAGTGGAGGCCCTCGGGGTTTTGATCGCCACTTCTGTTGTCAATGGGATTTTAGGGCCGGAAGCTCAGAAATCCTGA